The Raoultibacter phocaeensis genome contains a region encoding:
- a CDS encoding nicotinate phosphoribosyltransferase, with the protein MNSGETYEYSLLTDLYQITMAQGYWESGKTDDLACFHMYFRENPFKGGFAVACGMAMLAEMVETFAFSDDDIAYLASLPAPGGGRLFKREFLEYLRALELNVDIDAVLEGTVVFANEPLVRVTGPIMHCQLLETALLNCVNFQTLIATKAARVCLAADGAPVAEFGLRRAQGAGGGLWASRAAVVGGCASTSNVLAGKLYDIPVSGTHAHSWVMSFPTELEAFRAYAQAMPKNCVLLVDTYDVKQGIENAITVGLEMQKRGDRLAGIRIDSGDLAWLSKMARARLDEAGLSDCGIVLSNDLDEYTIQSLRDQGAKVTSYGVGTKLATAYDQPTLGGVYKLSATKSASDTAWQDRIKITEQAAKLTVPGVLDVRRYYHEDNRIAGDMVYDVNHGVSEREVIVDPADSLRRKMLANKRFDTLLAPLARKGRTVLAPADRDAMAAQGRVAEQVAMLDESQKRMLNPHSYPVGLECGLFERRTNLVVQLRGFE; encoded by the coding sequence ATGAATAGCGGTGAGACCTACGAGTACTCGCTTCTGACCGACCTCTACCAGATCACTATGGCGCAGGGGTACTGGGAATCGGGCAAAACAGACGACCTCGCCTGCTTCCACATGTACTTTCGCGAAAACCCGTTCAAGGGAGGATTCGCCGTCGCATGCGGTATGGCGATGCTCGCCGAGATGGTGGAAACCTTCGCGTTTTCCGACGACGATATCGCGTATCTCGCCTCGCTGCCGGCACCTGGCGGCGGCAGGCTCTTCAAACGCGAATTCCTCGAGTACTTGCGTGCGCTTGAGCTCAACGTGGACATCGATGCGGTGCTCGAGGGTACCGTCGTGTTCGCAAACGAGCCGCTCGTGAGGGTCACAGGCCCCATCATGCACTGCCAGTTGCTCGAAACGGCCCTTTTGAACTGCGTGAACTTCCAGACGCTCATCGCAACGAAAGCGGCGCGCGTGTGTCTTGCTGCAGACGGGGCCCCCGTTGCCGAATTCGGACTTCGCCGCGCGCAGGGTGCGGGAGGCGGCCTGTGGGCCAGCCGAGCGGCGGTCGTGGGCGGATGCGCATCGACGAGCAACGTGCTTGCCGGAAAGCTCTACGACATCCCGGTTTCGGGCACGCACGCCCATTCGTGGGTCATGTCGTTTCCGACCGAACTCGAAGCGTTTCGCGCCTATGCGCAGGCCATGCCGAAGAACTGCGTGCTGCTCGTCGACACCTACGATGTGAAGCAGGGTATCGAAAACGCCATCACGGTCGGGCTCGAGATGCAAAAGCGGGGGGATCGGCTTGCCGGCATCCGCATCGATTCGGGCGATCTGGCGTGGCTTTCGAAGATGGCCCGCGCCCGACTCGACGAAGCTGGTCTGTCCGACTGCGGCATCGTACTTTCGAACGATCTCGACGAATACACTATCCAGTCGTTGCGCGACCAAGGTGCGAAGGTTACGTCGTACGGGGTGGGAACGAAGCTCGCCACTGCGTATGACCAGCCAACGCTCGGAGGCGTGTACAAGCTTTCCGCTACGAAAAGCGCATCCGATACGGCGTGGCAGGACCGCATCAAGATCACCGAACAAGCTGCTAAGCTCACCGTTCCCGGCGTGCTCGACGTGCGGCGCTACTACCATGAAGACAACCGCATCGCGGGCGATATGGTGTACGACGTGAACCACGGCGTATCAGAGCGCGAAGTCATCGTCGATCCAGCCGACAGCCTGCGTCGCAAAATGCTTGCGAACAAGCGCTTCGATACGCTGCTTGCGCCCCTTGCGCGCAAGGGGCGGACGGTGCTTGCGCCGGCAGATCGCGATGCTATGGCGGCACAAGGTCGCGTGGCCGAACAGGTTGCGATGCTCGACGAGAGTCAGAAGCGCATGCTCAACCCTCATTCCTATCCGGTCGGTTTGGAATGTGGTCTTTTTGAGCGTCGGACTAATTTGGTTGTGCAATTGCGGGGCTTTGAGTAG
- the ricT gene encoding PSP1 domain-containing protein, translated as MVRVAPIKLQYNPRTLWFNPQDLDIHAGDPVVVKTARGTEFGHADDIIEVEEADIKKLKTELKPVLRIATPDDEAKAAEMELKSKEALPIFKEMAAQASEDMHPVSVEYLLDGDKAVFYFEAEERVDFRDLVRKLASHFHVRVDMRQIGVRDEARMVGGLGHCGQELCCKRLGGEFCPVSIRMAKEQDLSLNPQKISGVCGRLMCCLRYEFDAYKEFKARAPKQNAMIQTPVGPAKVVELDMPKELVSLRTPEGKTVKIPLAEMDTSEGAARPDSVSADVFDAYANKTVLDALGESPLITPHFTGSDKLGDAKARKSSGSKSRSGSSGKRKGSEQPATESRKPRRRRSTTVGAEKGATAGEPQKQGQSSGQKKRSGQRKKGQGQAQGQGGQSQNQNKGSNQQSKKQGQRSGGKAGQKQGQGPRPGQKSSGLRGVESSQKKPASRPQGQGQKPSSQQGSGEGAHRKTRRRSHKAGSGEGAAGSGAADE; from the coding sequence ATGGTACGGGTAGCACCCATAAAGCTGCAGTATAATCCGAGGACCCTGTGGTTCAACCCCCAGGACCTTGATATCCACGCAGGCGATCCGGTCGTCGTGAAGACGGCGCGGGGAACCGAATTCGGCCATGCCGACGACATCATCGAAGTCGAAGAGGCCGACATCAAAAAGCTCAAAACCGAACTTAAGCCGGTTTTGAGGATCGCAACGCCCGACGACGAGGCGAAGGCCGCCGAGATGGAGCTCAAATCCAAAGAGGCGCTTCCCATCTTCAAAGAGATGGCCGCCCAGGCGAGCGAAGACATGCACCCGGTGTCGGTCGAGTACCTGCTCGACGGCGATAAGGCGGTGTTCTACTTCGAGGCCGAGGAGCGCGTCGATTTCCGCGACCTCGTGCGCAAGCTCGCCTCGCACTTCCATGTGCGCGTCGATATGCGCCAGATCGGCGTGCGCGACGAGGCTCGTATGGTCGGGGGCCTCGGCCACTGCGGGCAAGAGCTCTGCTGCAAACGGCTCGGCGGCGAGTTCTGCCCCGTGTCCATCCGCATGGCCAAGGAGCAGGACCTCTCCCTGAACCCGCAGAAGATATCGGGGGTGTGCGGCCGTCTCATGTGCTGCTTGCGCTACGAGTTCGATGCGTACAAGGAGTTCAAGGCTCGCGCTCCCAAGCAAAACGCGATGATCCAAACACCTGTCGGCCCCGCAAAGGTCGTCGAGCTCGACATGCCCAAGGAGCTCGTGAGCTTAAGGACGCCGGAAGGCAAGACCGTCAAGATTCCACTTGCCGAAATGGACACATCGGAAGGTGCGGCGCGCCCCGATTCGGTGAGCGCCGATGTGTTCGATGCCTACGCGAACAAGACCGTGCTCGATGCTCTCGGCGAGTCTCCGCTCATCACACCTCATTTCACCGGATCGGACAAGCTCGGCGATGCGAAAGCGCGCAAATCGAGCGGATCGAAGAGCCGTTCGGGATCGTCGGGCAAGCGCAAGGGATCCGAACAGCCCGCAACCGAAAGCCGCAAGCCGCGCAGAAGGCGCTCGACCACCGTCGGTGCCGAGAAGGGCGCGACAGCGGGCGAGCCCCAAAAGCAGGGTCAATCCTCCGGTCAAAAGAAGCGTTCCGGCCAGCGCAAGAAGGGTCAGGGGCAAGCTCAGGGCCAAGGCGGGCAGAGCCAGAACCAGAACAAAGGCTCAAACCAGCAATCCAAGAAGCAGGGGCAGCGCTCGGGCGGCAAGGCGGGCCAGAAGCAGGGACAAGGCCCGCGCCCCGGCCAGAAGTCCTCGGGGTTGCGCGGCGTTGAGAGCTCGCAGAAGAAACCCGCTTCGCGTCCGCAAGGGCAAGGGCAGAAACCTTCGAGCCAACAGGGGTCGGGCGAGGGAGCGCACCGCAAGACGCGCCGCCGCAGCCATAAGGCGGGAAGCGGCGAAGGCGCAGCAGGAAGCGGTGCGGCCGATGAATAG
- a CDS encoding DNA polymerase III subunit: MADAFENILGQPQVREFLRATIAGGKVSHAYLFTGPAGSNKTLSAYAFAQATLCDKAGCSECDCCQRVMRRKHPDVRYFAPEGAGGYLVDQIRDIVADTSLAPIRASKKVYILDRVDLLGSSAANAFLKTLEEPPDDVVLILLGRTRESVLPTIVSRCQVVPFRHIPATEAAGILMQNTGATKMAADIAIQACDGSITKAIEFLKSNERTVFRGRILEVLASLQLADDWDVITYAEDLVVKAKAPLDVVRAAQEEELAESADFLAKSAIRQIEMRNKRALTAKSFESLHQMTAIIRSWLRDVLAVCAGTPELVINADARTAIEEAARKTDEARVAAALAACAEADRALSYNVSPETCLDALLFEIRSTLYGTGSTHKAAV; this comes from the coding sequence ATGGCCGATGCTTTCGAGAATATCTTGGGACAGCCACAGGTTCGCGAGTTTCTCCGTGCGACGATCGCGGGCGGCAAGGTGAGCCACGCCTATCTGTTCACGGGGCCTGCGGGATCGAACAAGACGCTTTCCGCATACGCGTTCGCCCAAGCCACCCTCTGCGATAAGGCGGGATGCAGCGAATGCGACTGCTGCCAGCGCGTCATGCGCAGAAAGCACCCCGATGTGCGCTACTTCGCCCCTGAGGGTGCAGGCGGCTATCTGGTCGATCAGATCCGCGATATCGTAGCCGACACGTCGCTTGCGCCCATCCGCGCTTCGAAGAAGGTCTACATTCTCGATCGCGTCGATCTGCTCGGCTCCTCGGCGGCGAACGCGTTTCTCAAAACGCTCGAAGAGCCGCCTGACGACGTGGTGCTCATCCTTTTGGGCCGCACGCGCGAAAGCGTGTTGCCCACCATCGTGTCACGCTGCCAGGTGGTGCCGTTTCGCCATATCCCGGCGACCGAGGCCGCAGGCATCCTCATGCAGAACACCGGTGCCACGAAGATGGCCGCCGACATCGCCATTCAGGCATGCGACGGCTCCATCACCAAAGCGATCGAGTTTTTGAAGTCCAACGAGCGTACGGTGTTTCGCGGTCGTATCCTCGAGGTGCTCGCTTCGCTTCAGCTCGCAGATGACTGGGATGTGATCACGTATGCCGAAGACCTCGTCGTAAAGGCGAAGGCACCGCTCGACGTCGTGCGCGCCGCTCAGGAAGAAGAGCTTGCCGAGTCGGCCGACTTCCTCGCTAAATCGGCGATCAGGCAGATCGAGATGCGCAACAAGCGGGCGCTTACCGCGAAGAGCTTCGAATCGCTCCATCAAATGACGGCCATCATCCGCTCATGGCTGCGCGACGTGCTCGCCGTGTGCGCGGGAACGCCCGAGCTCGTCATCAACGCGGATGCGCGTACTGCCATCGAAGAGGCGGCCCGTAAAACCGACGAAGCCCGCGTGGCGGCCGCGCTTGCGGCGTGCGCCGAAGCCGATCGGGCGTTGTCGTATAATGTATCACCTGAAACATGCCTCGATGCTCTGCTATTCGAGATAAGGAGTACCCTCTATGGTACGGGTAGCACCCATAAAGCTGCAGTATAA
- the tmk gene encoding dTMP kinase, which produces MDTEKPYRGAHAPGIFITFEGGEGAGKSTHIRFLAEALEERGFEVLCLREPGGTAIGEDLRSIVLDPENAGLADEAELLIYEAARAQIVSEVIAPALERGAVVLCDRFYDSTVAYQVFGRGLDRSFVDAANRFASQGVRPDRTILLAVGGSADDGLKRATHHGEADRLELEGARFHARVNEGFMEIAAAEPDRIRVVASAARKSDTARAVFSELADLFEWMGDPACADDALFEKIDTGYYGNKKAIGACDDECEHSCGTGDVLFGEDIGETPFGGCFGDAAEASRKGM; this is translated from the coding sequence GTGGACACAGAGAAACCATATCGCGGGGCGCATGCCCCTGGCATCTTCATAACGTTCGAGGGGGGCGAAGGCGCCGGTAAATCGACGCACATTCGCTTCCTCGCCGAAGCGCTCGAGGAGCGCGGCTTCGAGGTGTTATGCCTGCGCGAACCGGGAGGTACGGCCATCGGCGAGGATCTGCGCTCCATCGTGCTCGATCCCGAGAACGCGGGTCTTGCCGACGAGGCGGAGCTTTTGATCTACGAGGCAGCCCGCGCGCAGATCGTCTCGGAGGTGATCGCTCCGGCACTTGAGCGCGGGGCGGTTGTCTTGTGCGACCGCTTCTACGATTCGACGGTTGCCTACCAGGTGTTCGGGCGCGGTCTTGACCGCTCGTTTGTGGATGCCGCCAACCGGTTCGCAAGCCAAGGCGTGCGCCCCGATCGCACTATCCTGCTCGCCGTAGGCGGTTCGGCCGATGACGGTCTCAAGCGCGCCACTCACCACGGCGAAGCCGACCGCCTCGAACTTGAAGGCGCTCGGTTCCATGCCCGCGTAAACGAGGGGTTCATGGAAATCGCCGCAGCCGAGCCCGATCGCATCCGCGTGGTGGCTTCCGCTGCGCGGAAATCGGATACAGCTCGTGCGGTGTTCTCGGAGCTTGCCGATCTTTTCGAGTGGATGGGCGATCCTGCGTGCGCTGACGACGCGCTGTTCGAGAAAATCGATACCGGCTACTACGGCAACAAGAAAGCCATCGGCGCGTGCGACGATGAGTGCGAGCATTCATGCGGCACAGGCGATGTCCTGTTCGGCGAGGATATCGGCGAGACTCCGTTTGGCGGATGTTTTGGCGATGCTGCCGAGGCGTCGCGCAAGGGCATGTGA
- a CDS encoding FumA C-terminus/TtdB family hydratase beta subunit has protein sequence MSSKNLSLPLSKEEAATLRAGDACTLTGPMYTLRDAGHIRLLAELEEQGELPYGLAGQTIFYAGPTPPAAGRPFGAVGPTTASRMDFAAPDLYRAGIVATIGKGARSADVREACRETGSVYFVACGGAAAFLARCVESSETLAYDELGTEALRRIEVAGFPVFVGLDASGNDIYSL, from the coding sequence TTGAGCTCTAAGAATCTGTCGCTTCCGCTTTCGAAAGAAGAAGCCGCAACCCTTCGCGCGGGCGATGCCTGCACGCTGACGGGTCCGATGTATACGCTGCGCGACGCGGGCCATATCCGGCTTCTTGCGGAGCTCGAAGAGCAAGGCGAGCTTCCCTACGGGCTTGCCGGACAGACGATCTTCTACGCGGGGCCCACGCCCCCGGCCGCCGGACGGCCGTTCGGCGCGGTCGGTCCCACTACGGCATCGCGCATGGACTTCGCGGCGCCCGACCTCTATCGGGCGGGCATCGTCGCAACCATCGGCAAGGGCGCGCGTTCGGCTGACGTGCGCGAAGCGTGCAGGGAAACGGGTTCCGTTTATTTTGTGGCATGCGGGGGCGCTGCGGCGTTTCTCGCGCGTTGCGTGGAAAGTTCGGAGACCTTGGCGTATGATGAACTCGGTACGGAAGCGCTGCGTCGCATAGAGGTTGCGGGCTTTCCGGTATTCGTGGGGCTCGATGCCTCAGGAAACGATATCTACTCGCTGTAA
- a CDS encoding fumarate hydratase, translating into MGRTVTAHEVADAVYAAIPRLACELPADIRAGLKAARDAEENPRGRIVLDQLVENARIAAADQVPICQDTGTVWVSLEIGPDVAVLGDVFSCVDEAVARAYQEANLRKSVVKDALFDRGNTGDNTPAFTDIHVVDEPGAARLCIMLKGGGSDNASRVVMLVPGAGRAGVVEAVLSCVREKAANACPPLIVGVGIGSTFDKVAGLAKRALMRPLDQPAPDKETAAFERELLEAINATGIGAGALGGHATALGVRVQTAPCHIAALPVAVNMGCSAMRRCTVEL; encoded by the coding sequence ATGGGCAGAACCGTTACAGCGCATGAGGTAGCCGATGCCGTCTACGCGGCCATTCCGCGTCTGGCATGCGAGCTTCCCGCCGATATACGCGCAGGCCTTAAGGCGGCGCGGGATGCCGAGGAAAACCCTCGCGGCCGTATCGTGCTCGACCAGCTTGTCGAGAACGCCCGCATCGCCGCAGCCGACCAAGTGCCTATCTGCCAGGATACCGGCACGGTGTGGGTGAGTTTGGAAATAGGACCCGACGTCGCCGTTTTGGGCGATGTGTTCTCGTGCGTCGACGAGGCGGTTGCGCGCGCTTACCAGGAGGCGAACCTGCGCAAATCGGTCGTGAAAGACGCGCTGTTCGACCGGGGAAACACCGGCGATAACACGCCGGCGTTCACCGATATCCATGTTGTGGACGAGCCTGGGGCGGCCAGGCTTTGCATCATGCTCAAAGGAGGCGGCTCGGACAACGCGAGTCGCGTGGTTATGCTCGTGCCGGGTGCGGGAAGAGCGGGTGTGGTCGAAGCCGTGCTTTCGTGCGTGCGCGAGAAGGCCGCAAATGCATGCCCCCCGCTCATCGTCGGCGTCGGCATCGGCTCGACATTCGACAAGGTGGCTGGGCTTGCGAAGCGAGCGCTTATGCGACCGCTCGACCAACCTGCCCCCGACAAGGAAACCGCGGCGTTCGAGCGCGAACTACTCGAAGCGATAAACGCAACCGGCATCGGCGCGGGCGCGCTCGGCGGACACGCGACGGCGCTCGGCGTGCGCGTGCAGACCGCACCCTGCCACATCGCGGCGCTGCCCGTTGCCGTGAACATGGGGTGCTCGGCTATGCGGAGGTGTACCGTTGAGCTCTAA
- the mdh gene encoding malate dehydrogenase has product MPKVTIVGAGNVGATAAHIIASKNLADVVLVDVAEGLPQGKALDMMHMRGVEKFTVTVSGSNDYEATKDSDVVVITAGIARKPGMTREDLLGVNAGIMSSVIDAALEASPDAVYICVTNPLDVMTYLAYKKSGLPTNRLMGMGGVLDSSRLSFAVCEKLGCLPEDVEAWALGAHGEGMVCWPRFTTVQGTPITELMSEDDVEAVVERTVKGGAEVVAHLKTGSAYYAPGASIAKMVEAILGDTKEIMSVCAYIDGEYGIEDLYMNIPVRLGKGGVEEIVEFDLTDDELAALQASAASVRAGLANLPE; this is encoded by the coding sequence ATGCCTAAGGTAACCATTGTCGGAGCAGGAAACGTCGGAGCTACGGCGGCCCACATCATCGCGTCGAAGAACCTTGCCGACGTCGTGCTCGTGGATGTCGCTGAGGGGCTACCCCAGGGCAAGGCGCTCGATATGATGCACATGCGCGGGGTCGAGAAGTTCACGGTCACCGTTTCCGGTTCGAACGACTACGAGGCTACGAAAGACTCCGATGTCGTAGTCATTACCGCAGGCATCGCCCGCAAACCCGGCATGACACGCGAAGATCTGCTCGGTGTGAACGCGGGCATTATGTCCTCGGTCATCGATGCGGCGCTCGAAGCGTCTCCCGATGCCGTCTACATCTGCGTGACGAACCCGCTTGACGTGATGACGTATCTTGCGTACAAGAAGTCGGGCTTGCCGACCAACCGCCTCATGGGCATGGGCGGCGTGCTCGATTCGTCGCGTCTGTCGTTCGCCGTCTGCGAGAAGCTCGGCTGCCTTCCCGAAGATGTGGAGGCTTGGGCGCTCGGTGCGCACGGGGAAGGCATGGTGTGCTGGCCGCGTTTCACGACGGTGCAGGGCACTCCCATCACCGAGCTCATGAGCGAGGACGATGTGGAGGCGGTCGTCGAGCGCACGGTCAAGGGCGGTGCCGAGGTTGTGGCGCACCTTAAGACCGGCTCTGCCTATTACGCGCCAGGCGCTTCGATTGCCAAGATGGTCGAGGCCATCTTGGGCGACACCAAAGAGATCATGAGCGTATGCGCCTACATCGACGGCGAGTACGGCATCGAGGACCTCTACATGAACATTCCTGTGCGTCTCGGAAAGGGCGGTGTCGAAGAGATCGTCGAGTTCGACCTGACCGATGATGAGCTCGCCGCACTGCAGGCTTCGGCCGCAAGCGTTCGCGCGGGTCTTGCGAACTTACCCGAGTAG
- a CDS encoding IS1595 family transposase, giving the protein MLEILHQLLPQLTRAEKIEMLAHLKEAIAEELIVSSEGNGPSVCPHCGCARFTKKGHGRSREQRWLCGGCARTFSGATKGLLANSKLSGGAWMSFAACMVDALSLRESAKRCNTCLSTAWFMRHRLCEVMAKRLMPFRVGKGSACQIDETIVNENLSGNWTRSGSVSLPRKPHKRGNAIHVSGSSRERISILTGISDRGDCFCEVCCRGKSSIEDIEALLKGKVEKGAIVSSDWDAAYPKALASIGAGHRRYCTSSGKGYKINMVNALHSRLRDFLFPFKGVSTRRLKHYLDWFCYVEQFRKSDADRREVLYSNAISGTYETTRRNYPSTPFPFGEYWNMSTVV; this is encoded by the coding sequence ATGCTTGAGATTCTACACCAACTTTTGCCCCAGCTAACCCGCGCTGAGAAAATCGAGATGCTCGCCCACCTAAAAGAAGCCATTGCCGAAGAGCTGATCGTTAGCTCTGAAGGCAACGGACCTTCCGTTTGTCCGCACTGCGGCTGTGCGCGCTTCACCAAGAAGGGCCATGGCCGCTCAAGAGAACAACGATGGCTTTGCGGCGGCTGTGCGCGGACCTTTTCCGGTGCGACCAAAGGACTGCTGGCAAACTCGAAGCTCAGCGGAGGGGCGTGGATGAGCTTTGCCGCATGCATGGTGGATGCATTGAGTCTTCGGGAGTCTGCCAAGCGTTGCAATACCTGCCTTTCCACCGCCTGGTTCATGCGCCACCGCCTTTGTGAGGTGATGGCGAAAAGACTCATGCCTTTTCGTGTCGGGAAAGGGTCAGCCTGCCAGATCGATGAAACCATAGTCAATGAGAATCTCTCGGGGAACTGGACCAGATCAGGGTCTGTTTCGCTACCGAGAAAACCCCATAAGCGGGGGAACGCCATACATGTTTCGGGGTCGTCCAGGGAAAGGATCAGCATCTTAACCGGCATCAGTGACCGGGGAGACTGCTTCTGCGAGGTGTGCTGTCGGGGCAAATCGAGCATCGAAGATATCGAGGCGCTCCTAAAGGGCAAGGTCGAAAAAGGGGCCATCGTATCAAGTGACTGGGATGCAGCTTACCCCAAAGCCTTGGCATCGATCGGTGCGGGGCATAGGCGTTATTGCACATCATCGGGTAAGGGGTATAAGATCAACATGGTCAATGCTCTCCATTCACGCTTGAGGGATTTCCTATTCCCGTTCAAAGGTGTTTCCACAAGGCGCCTTAAACATTACCTTGACTGGTTTTGCTACGTTGAGCAATTCAGGAAAAGCGATGCTGACCGTCGTGAGGTGCTGTACTCAAATGCCATAAGCGGAACATACGAGACGACCAGAAGGAACTATCCTTCAACTCCGTTTCCCTTCGGAGAGTACTGGAATATGTCAACAGTGGTCTAA
- a CDS encoding DNA topoisomerase I: protein MKLVVTEKNDAAQKIADLLGATKPKADKVYSTPVYRFDIDGEEWVTIGLRGHILEPDFAPSLVYKKSKGWQGVTEEGEVLPATLPATLPKPPFKKKKPFTPDGVELKAWKMDALPYLVYAPIEKLPKEKEIIRSLKTLAKKADSIVIATDFDREGELIGSDALSCIQEVNPTAPVSRARYSAFTKEEITHAFDNLVELDTDLASAGASRQDIDLIWGAVLTRYLTLVKFAGYGNVRSSGRVQTPTLALIVARERERLAFTPEDYWVIKGMFGEGDDAFEAPHETARFKVESEAQAVMAHIEGKTSATVASVEKKKRTVAPPAPFNTTSLMAAASAEGLSPARTMRIAESLYMDGYISYPRVDNTVYPASLDLAETVQNLMGNPAYAPYCKELLAKPKLTATRGKKETTDHPPIYPTASVTPDDLPAAEYKLYNLIARRFLATLSEAAVVEGTKVGLSVGGETFVGRGDVLVKQGFRAIYPYGLKKDEQLPVLSEGQEIAFGGATCTKKQTEPPARYSQGKLIQEMERLGLGTKSTRHSIIERLYAVKYIMNDPIEPSQLGMAVCDALDKFAPHITHPDMTAELESEMDNIAAGSTSKDVVVTNSRNLLSEQLGELIPHSEEVKEALADAVAADAYIGKCPKCGKDLQLRASQKTRSMFIGCSGWPDCDVTYPVPKGKVESTEEPCPTCGMPQIKVTAFRSKPRTLCIDPACETNQEPDIEVGECPTCKAAGKTAKLIAQKNPRTLKRFIRCENHEECGTGYPLPQYGKLTATDEVCEHCGAPMVIVTTNRGPWKLCPNFDCPGKEKDEAKGAKKGAKPAARSTSAKKGAKKPAAKKK, encoded by the coding sequence GTGAAACTGGTGGTAACCGAGAAGAACGACGCGGCTCAGAAGATCGCCGATTTGCTCGGCGCGACAAAACCTAAAGCCGATAAGGTGTATTCGACGCCGGTATACCGGTTTGACATCGATGGCGAGGAATGGGTGACGATAGGCCTGCGCGGCCACATCCTCGAGCCCGACTTCGCGCCATCGCTCGTATACAAGAAATCGAAGGGCTGGCAGGGTGTCACGGAAGAGGGCGAAGTTCTGCCCGCTACGCTGCCCGCAACGCTGCCCAAGCCCCCTTTCAAGAAAAAGAAGCCCTTCACTCCCGATGGCGTTGAGCTTAAGGCATGGAAGATGGACGCGTTGCCGTATCTCGTGTACGCGCCCATCGAGAAGCTTCCGAAGGAGAAGGAGATCATCCGCTCTCTGAAGACGCTTGCGAAGAAGGCCGACTCCATCGTGATCGCTACCGACTTCGACCGCGAGGGCGAGCTCATCGGCTCGGATGCGCTTTCCTGCATCCAGGAGGTCAACCCGACCGCGCCCGTTTCGCGGGCCCGCTATTCGGCGTTTACGAAAGAGGAGATCACGCACGCCTTCGACAATCTCGTCGAGCTCGATACCGATCTTGCCTCAGCGGGCGCCTCGCGCCAAGACATCGACCTCATCTGGGGTGCGGTGCTTACGCGCTATCTCACGCTCGTGAAATTCGCAGGCTACGGCAACGTGCGCTCGTCGGGCCGCGTGCAAACGCCCACGCTCGCGCTCATCGTCGCGCGTGAACGCGAGCGCCTTGCGTTCACGCCTGAGGACTACTGGGTCATCAAGGGCATGTTCGGCGAGGGAGACGACGCGTTCGAAGCCCCGCACGAGACGGCACGCTTCAAAGTGGAATCCGAGGCGCAGGCCGTCATGGCCCATATCGAGGGCAAGACCTCCGCTACCGTTGCTTCGGTCGAGAAGAAAAAGCGCACGGTTGCACCTCCTGCCCCCTTCAACACCACTTCGCTCATGGCCGCCGCATCCGCCGAGGGCCTTTCACCGGCGCGCACGATGCGCATCGCCGAGAGTCTGTACATGGACGGCTACATCTCGTATCCCCGCGTCGACAACACGGTGTATCCCGCCTCGCTCGATTTGGCCGAGACGGTGCAGAATCTCATGGGCAATCCCGCTTACGCACCGTACTGCAAGGAGCTTCTGGCGAAACCGAAGCTCACCGCCACGCGCGGCAAGAAGGAAACGACCGACCATCCGCCCATCTATCCGACCGCATCGGTGACGCCCGACGATCTACCCGCGGCCGAGTACAAGCTCTACAACCTCATCGCCCGCCGCTTTCTGGCGACGCTCTCCGAGGCGGCTGTCGTCGAGGGTACGAAGGTGGGGCTTTCGGTTGGGGGCGAGACGTTCGTCGGTCGCGGCGATGTGCTCGTGAAACAGGGTTTCCGCGCAATCTACCCGTACGGTCTCAAGAAAGACGAGCAGCTGCCCGTGCTCTCCGAGGGTCAAGAGATTGCGTTCGGCGGCGCGACGTGCACCAAAAAGCAGACCGAGCCGCCCGCCCGCTACAGCCAGGGCAAGCTCATCCAGGAGATGGAGCGCTTGGGCCTCGGTACCAAATCGACGCGCCACTCCATCATCGAGCGTTTGTATGCCGTGAAGTACATCATGAACGACCCGATCGAGCCCTCACAGCTCGGTATGGCCGTATGCGATGCGCTCGACAAGTTCGCGCCGCATATCACGCACCCCGACATGACAGCCGAACTCGAAAGCGAGATGGACAACATAGCGGCCGGCTCGACCTCGAAGGATGTGGTCGTCACCAACTCGCGCAACCTCCTCTCCGAGCAGCTCGGCGAACTCATCCCGCATTCCGAAGAGGTGAAAGAGGCGCTCGCCGACGCGGTGGCCGCCGACGCCTACATCGGGAAATGTCCGAAATGCGGCAAGGATTTGCAGCTGCGCGCGTCGCAGAAGACGCGTTCGATGTTCATCGGCTGTTCGGGATGGCCCGACTGCGATGTGACCTATCCCGTACCCAAAGGCAAGGTCGAATCGACCGAGGAGCCGTGTCCGACCTGCGGCATGCCCCAGATCAAGGTGACGGCGTTCCGTTCGAAACCGAGAACGCTCTGCATCGATCCCGCATGCGAGACGAACCAGGAACCCGACATCGAGGTGGGCGAGTGCCCCACGTGCAAGGCTGCGGGCAAGACCGCAAAGCTCATCGCGCAGAAGAACCCGCGCACGCTCAAGCGCTTCATCCGCTGCGAGAACCACGAGGAATGCGGCACGGGGTATCCGTTGCCGCAGTACGGCAAGCTTACCGCCACCGACGAGGTGTGCGAGCATTGCGGAGCTCCGATGGTCATCGTCACCACGAACCGCGGACCCTGGAAGCTCTGCCCGAACTTCGATTGCCCGGGCAAGGAGAAAGACGAAGCGAAGGGCGCGAAGAAGGGCGCCAAACCCGCCGCCCGGAGCACGTCGGCGAAAAAGGGTGCGAAGAAGCCTGCTGCGAAGAAGAAATAG